From the Mustelus asterias chromosome 22, sMusAst1.hap1.1, whole genome shotgun sequence genome, one window contains:
- the LOC144509745 gene encoding uncharacterized protein LOC144509745 isoform X1 gives MTEMAIDQSNLPRVQEVCRGFAVLEDGALAHNLQEQEIEQHYASNVEKNKLVRRDVSVAKKLQDEEELEAKHYSREHQQQIEELDCQYARVIQEEIEKRVAEHQQREERDKEVARRLQEEEELRNQRRLVLEAELYGAGEEMHRQRGKKLWHGHEQNPLDREVAQLNIRDSYETDQEQLQRDEALARLLQEEEEVRMVQLKSRSQRNQEEDFRTAQVAQDEEIAKYIQRQELKAHKQATGLDQRLPRRQHSAESSDPSERRSRADSARQERLNSEGFPSPNGEQTPERGESPTQQLQRSRYPFPRNIAEELDPTFKTKNTDLYPTASSALSQPRAVPPDGFYDYLDDSSEPTFVPPTRRQEEKLVRQKSKEKKEGCKQQ, from the exons TGTGCCGTGGGTTTGCTGTGCTGGAGGATGGGGCATTGGCGCACAACCTTCAGGAACAAGAGA TTGAACAGCACTATGCCTCGAACGTTGAGAAGAACAAGTTGGTGCGtcgggatgtgagtgttgctaaGAAGCTGCAGGATGAGGAGGAGTTGGAAGCCAAACACTACAGCCGGGAGCACCAACAGCAGAT CGAGGAGCTTGATTGTCAATACGCCAGAGTTATCCAAGAGGAGATTGAGAAGCGTGTAGCAGAACACCAGCAACGAGAGGAGAGGGATAAG GAAGTGGCCAGGAGGTtacaggaggaggaagagctgAGGAACCAGAGGCGACTGGTGCTGGAGGCTGAGTTATATGGGGCTGGAGAAGAAATGCACAGACAGAGAG GGAAGAAGTTGTGGCATGGACACGAGCAGAACCCTCTGGACAGGGAGGTTGCACAGCTGAATATCCGAGATTCCTACGAGACAGACCAGGAGCAACTACAGCGAGATGAGGCATTGGCCAGGCTgctacaggaggaggaggaagtacGGATGGTGCAGCTG AAGTCAAGAAGCCAAAGGAACCAGGAGGAGGATTTCCGAACAGCGCAGGTCGCCCAGGACGAG GAAATAGCAAAGTACATTCAGAGGCAAGAACTGAAAGCTCACAAACAGGCCACAGGGCTGGACCAGAGGCTGCCCAGGAGACAGCATTCAGCAGAAAGCAGTGATCCCTCAGAGAGGCGG AGTCGAGCAGACTCCGCTCGACAAGAGCGGCTGAACTCGGAAGGATTTCCATCGCCCAATGGTGAACAGACCCCAGAGAGAGGAGAATCTCCCACACAGCAACTGCAAAGAAGCAG GTATCCATTCCCCAGAAACATTGCAGAGGAGTTGGATCCCACCTTTAAAACCAAAAACACTGACCTATATCCCACTGCTTCATCAG CTTTGTCTCAACCCCGCGCTGTGCCACCAGACGGTTTCTATGACTACCTAGATGATTCCTCCGAGCCAACATTTGTTCCACCAACCAGGCGGCAGGAAGAGAAGCTGGTGAGACAGAAATCAAAGGAGAAGAAGGAAGGATGCAAGCAGCAGTGA
- the LOC144509745 gene encoding uncharacterized protein LOC144509745 isoform X3 — MTEMAIDQSNLPRVQEVCRGFAVLEDGALAHNLQEQEIEQHYASNVEKNKLVRRDVSVAKKLQDEEELEAKHYSREHQQQIEELDCQYARVIQEEIEKRVAEHQQREERDKEVARRLQEEEELRNQRRLVLEAELYGAGEEMHRQRGKKLWHGHEQNPLDREVAQLNIRDSYETDQEQLQRDEALARLLQEEEEVRMVQLKSRSQRNQEEDFRTAQVAQDESRADSARQERLNSEGFPSPNGEQTPERGESPTQQLQRSRYPFPRNIAEELDPTFKTKNTDLYPTASSALSQPRAVPPDGFYDYLDDSSEPTFVPPTRRQEEKLVRQKSKEKKEGCKQQ; from the exons TGTGCCGTGGGTTTGCTGTGCTGGAGGATGGGGCATTGGCGCACAACCTTCAGGAACAAGAGA TTGAACAGCACTATGCCTCGAACGTTGAGAAGAACAAGTTGGTGCGtcgggatgtgagtgttgctaaGAAGCTGCAGGATGAGGAGGAGTTGGAAGCCAAACACTACAGCCGGGAGCACCAACAGCAGAT CGAGGAGCTTGATTGTCAATACGCCAGAGTTATCCAAGAGGAGATTGAGAAGCGTGTAGCAGAACACCAGCAACGAGAGGAGAGGGATAAG GAAGTGGCCAGGAGGTtacaggaggaggaagagctgAGGAACCAGAGGCGACTGGTGCTGGAGGCTGAGTTATATGGGGCTGGAGAAGAAATGCACAGACAGAGAG GGAAGAAGTTGTGGCATGGACACGAGCAGAACCCTCTGGACAGGGAGGTTGCACAGCTGAATATCCGAGATTCCTACGAGACAGACCAGGAGCAACTACAGCGAGATGAGGCATTGGCCAGGCTgctacaggaggaggaggaagtacGGATGGTGCAGCTG AAGTCAAGAAGCCAAAGGAACCAGGAGGAGGATTTCCGAACAGCGCAGGTCGCCCAGGACGAG AGTCGAGCAGACTCCGCTCGACAAGAGCGGCTGAACTCGGAAGGATTTCCATCGCCCAATGGTGAACAGACCCCAGAGAGAGGAGAATCTCCCACACAGCAACTGCAAAGAAGCAG GTATCCATTCCCCAGAAACATTGCAGAGGAGTTGGATCCCACCTTTAAAACCAAAAACACTGACCTATATCCCACTGCTTCATCAG CTTTGTCTCAACCCCGCGCTGTGCCACCAGACGGTTTCTATGACTACCTAGATGATTCCTCCGAGCCAACATTTGTTCCACCAACCAGGCGGCAGGAAGAGAAGCTGGTGAGACAGAAATCAAAGGAGAAGAAGGAAGGATGCAAGCAGCAGTGA
- the LOC144509745 gene encoding uncharacterized protein LOC144509745 isoform X2 yields MTEMAIDQSNLPRVQEVEQHYASNVEKNKLVRRDVSVAKKLQDEEELEAKHYSREHQQQIEELDCQYARVIQEEIEKRVAEHQQREERDKEVARRLQEEEELRNQRRLVLEAELYGAGEEMHRQRGKKLWHGHEQNPLDREVAQLNIRDSYETDQEQLQRDEALARLLQEEEEVRMVQLKSRSQRNQEEDFRTAQVAQDEEIAKYIQRQELKAHKQATGLDQRLPRRQHSAESSDPSERRSRADSARQERLNSEGFPSPNGEQTPERGESPTQQLQRSRYPFPRNIAEELDPTFKTKNTDLYPTASSALSQPRAVPPDGFYDYLDDSSEPTFVPPTRRQEEKLVRQKSKEKKEGCKQQ; encoded by the exons TTGAACAGCACTATGCCTCGAACGTTGAGAAGAACAAGTTGGTGCGtcgggatgtgagtgttgctaaGAAGCTGCAGGATGAGGAGGAGTTGGAAGCCAAACACTACAGCCGGGAGCACCAACAGCAGAT CGAGGAGCTTGATTGTCAATACGCCAGAGTTATCCAAGAGGAGATTGAGAAGCGTGTAGCAGAACACCAGCAACGAGAGGAGAGGGATAAG GAAGTGGCCAGGAGGTtacaggaggaggaagagctgAGGAACCAGAGGCGACTGGTGCTGGAGGCTGAGTTATATGGGGCTGGAGAAGAAATGCACAGACAGAGAG GGAAGAAGTTGTGGCATGGACACGAGCAGAACCCTCTGGACAGGGAGGTTGCACAGCTGAATATCCGAGATTCCTACGAGACAGACCAGGAGCAACTACAGCGAGATGAGGCATTGGCCAGGCTgctacaggaggaggaggaagtacGGATGGTGCAGCTG AAGTCAAGAAGCCAAAGGAACCAGGAGGAGGATTTCCGAACAGCGCAGGTCGCCCAGGACGAG GAAATAGCAAAGTACATTCAGAGGCAAGAACTGAAAGCTCACAAACAGGCCACAGGGCTGGACCAGAGGCTGCCCAGGAGACAGCATTCAGCAGAAAGCAGTGATCCCTCAGAGAGGCGG AGTCGAGCAGACTCCGCTCGACAAGAGCGGCTGAACTCGGAAGGATTTCCATCGCCCAATGGTGAACAGACCCCAGAGAGAGGAGAATCTCCCACACAGCAACTGCAAAGAAGCAG GTATCCATTCCCCAGAAACATTGCAGAGGAGTTGGATCCCACCTTTAAAACCAAAAACACTGACCTATATCCCACTGCTTCATCAG CTTTGTCTCAACCCCGCGCTGTGCCACCAGACGGTTTCTATGACTACCTAGATGATTCCTCCGAGCCAACATTTGTTCCACCAACCAGGCGGCAGGAAGAGAAGCTGGTGAGACAGAAATCAAAGGAGAAGAAGGAAGGATGCAAGCAGCAGTGA